TGCACAACATATAGCAGGTGAATTAGTTAGTAGATTTTATTTTGATAGACCAGGATTAGCTGCATTAGCATTAACTACAGATACTTCAATATTAACAGCAATTGGAAATGATTATGGCTATGAAAAATTATTTTCAAGACAAGTTCAAGCAAATGCTACAAAAGGTGATATTTTTATTGGTATATCAACATCAGGAAATTCTAAAAATATTATAGAAGCTTTTAATGAATGTAAAAGTAAAGAAATAATTACTATTGGACTTACAGGTAATAAAGATTGTTTAATGGATAAAATATGTGATATATGTATAAAAGTCCCATCTTCTTCAACCCCAAGAATTCAAGAGTCACATATCTTAATAGGACATATAATCTGTTCAATTATTGAAGAAGAACTTTTTGGTAAAGGATTTGAAAAGTAATGGAAGCTATAATATTAGCAGGTGGATTTGGTACAAGATTACAAACTATAGTAAAAGATGTTCCAAAACCAATGGCACCTATTAACGAAAAACCTTTTCTTGAATATATATTTAATTACTTAAGTAAATATGCTATTAAACATATAATTTTAAGTGTAGGTTATAAAAAAGAAATAATACAAGAATACTTTAAAAAAGAATTTAATAATATCAAAATAACTTACTCAATAGAAGATGAACCACTAGGAACAGGTGGGGCTATTAAAAAAGCTTTAGAATGTGTAAAGGGAAATAAGTCATTTGTATTAAATGGAGATACTCTATTTAACATAGATTTAAATGAATTTACTGAAAGTTCTAAAAATAATAAAATTTCTATTGCATTAAAAGAAATGAAAAATATTGAAAGATATGGTTCTATTGAAGTTAATGAAAACAATACAATAACAAGTTTTAAAGAAAAACAATTTTTTAAGAAAGCTTTTATAAATGGGGGAATATATTTGTTATATAAAGATATATTTATAAATTATAATAAAGATATATTTTCATTTGAGAATTTTTTAGAAAATAACTTTAAGAATTTAAATGCTAAAGGGATATTATTTAATGATTCCTATTTTATAGATATTGGTATTCCTACTGACTATAAAAAAGCAGAAATTGACTTTAAGGAATTGTTTTGATAGTATCTAGAACACCACATAGGATATCATTTTTTGGAGGAGGCACAGATTATCCTGAATATTATAAACAATATGGAGGTAAAACACTTGGTGTAGCAATAAATAAATACTCATACTTAAATGTAAGAAAACTACCTCCATTTTTTGATTATAAACATCGTATAGTTTACTCAAATCAGGAAAATGTTAATAGTCTTGATGATATAATTCATCCATCAGTTCGAGAGACTTTAAAATTTTTAAATGTAAATTTAGGGTTAAGCATTCACCATGATGGGGATATTCCTGCAAGAAGTGGGATGGGTAGTAGTTCTGCTTTTACAGTAGGTTTATTAAATAGTATAAATGCATTAAATGGAAAGATTTG
This portion of the Arcobacter nitrofigilis DSM 7299 genome encodes:
- the gmhA2 gene encoding D-sedoheptulose 7-phosphate isomerase; translated protein: MLQKQIINKNSHIVNKYIKNHILESIKTKELIISNKKIIDLITYAAKQCIKAYKNKNKVLIAGNGGSAADAQHIAGELVSRFYFDRPGLAALALTTDTSILTAIGNDYGYEKLFSRQVQANATKGDIFIGISTSGNSKNIIEAFNECKSKEIITIGLTGNKDCLMDKICDICIKVPSSSTPRIQESHILIGHIICSIIEEELFGKGFEK
- the hddC gene encoding D-glycero-D-manno-heptose 1-phosphate guanosyltransferase: MEAIILAGGFGTRLQTIVKDVPKPMAPINEKPFLEYIFNYLSKYAIKHIILSVGYKKEIIQEYFKKEFNNIKITYSIEDEPLGTGGAIKKALECVKGNKSFVLNGDTLFNIDLNEFTESSKNNKISIALKEMKNIERYGSIEVNENNTITSFKEKQFFKKAFINGGIYLLYKDIFINYNKDIFSFENFLENNFKNLNAKGILFNDSYFIDIGIPTDYKKAEIDFKELF